A region of Vitis vinifera cultivar Pinot Noir 40024 chromosome 13, ASM3070453v1 DNA encodes the following proteins:
- the LOC100242879 gene encoding transcription factor TGA2.2 isoform X1, whose amino-acid sequence MGSIAVRAGADDEKEAASGMPSFDPQLPVSNALTDFSCTEGNSIHSYRVSDFGTLEQSIGFHLEDAVDLSGSTAFNSTKPSGRAVTSDPLHSVTFDKSQNSFDINPSAARVESQRLPLQKGQQSNLVSISSGSVENWGESAMADASPRTDISTDVDTDDKVQRFERGQPASNMASDSSDRSKDKNDQKTLRRLAQNREAARKSRLRKKAYVQQLESSRMKLTQLEQELQRARQQGIFISSSGDQAHSMSGNGAMAFDVEYARWLEEQNRQINELRSAVNSHASDAELRVIVDNIMAHYDDIFRLKGVAAKADVFHLLSGMWKTPAERCFLWLGGFRSSELLKLLVNQLEPLTEQQLLGIGNLQQSSQQAEDALSQGMEALQQSLAETLSSGSLGSSGSSGNVANYMGQMAMAMGKLGTLEGFIRQADNLRQQTLQQMHRILTTRQSARALLAIHDYFSRLRALSSLWLARPRE is encoded by the exons TACCGATTTCAGTTGTACAGAGGGGAACTCCATCCATTCTTATCGAGTTTCTGACTTTGGGACACTTGAGCAATCCATTGGGTTTCATTTAGAGGATGCTGTGGACCTGAGTGGAA GCACTGCATTCAATTCGACAAAACCAAGTGGTCGAGCAGTTACTTCTGATCCCCTCCATAGTGTCACTTTTGATAAG TCACAAAATTCATTTGATATAAATCCATCTGCTGCCCGGGTGGAGTCTCAGAGGTTGCCATTGCAAAAGGGTCAACAATCAAACCTGGTTTCTATATCTAGTGGTAGTGTAGAGAACTGGGGAGAGTCTGCAATGGCAGATGCCAGTCCTAGGACTGATATCTCGACAGACGTGGATACAGATGATAAAGTTCAGAGg TTTGAAAGGGGTCAACCTGCTTCCAATATGGCTTCTGATTCCAGCGACAGATCAAAGGATAAAAATGATCAGAAG ACTCTTCGTAGGCTTGCTCAAAATCGTGAAGCTGCACGAAAAAGCCGATTGAGAAAGAAA GCATATGTCCAACAGCTAGAAAGTAGCCGGATGAAGCTGACCCAACTAGAGCAGGAGCTCCAGCGAGCGCGACAGCAG GGTATTTTTATTTCAAGCTCAGGAGATCAAGCCCATTCAATGAGTGGAAATG GGGCCATGGCATTTGATGTAGAATATGCTAGGTGGCTGGAAGAGCAGAACCGACAAATCAACGAACTGAGATCAGCGGTCAATTCTCATGCAAGCGATGCTGAACTTCGTGTTATTGTTGATAATATCATGGCACACTATGATGACATATTCAGGCTGAAGGGCGTTGCAGCCAAGGCTGATGTTTTCCATTTATTATCAGGCATGTGGAAAACACCTGCAGAGAGGTGTTTTTTGTGGCTTGGTGGTTTCCGTTCATCTGAACTCCTAAAG CTGCTTGTGAATCAGTTGGAGCCTCTGACCGAACAGCAACTGTTGGGCATCGGAAACTTGCAACAGTCCTCCCAACAGGCAGAGGATGCATTATCACAAGGAATGGAAGCATTGCAGCAGTCCCTGGCTGAGACTCTGTCCAGTGGTTCTCTTGGCTCTTCTGGTTCATCTGGAAATGTGGCAAACTATATGGGTCAAATGGCCATGGCCATGGGAAAGCTGGGGACTCTTGAGGGGTTTATTCGTCAG GCTGACAATCTACGACAACAAACGCTACAACAGATGCACCGCATACTGACAACCCGCCAGTCAGCTCGTGCGCTCCTTGCTATACATGACTACTTCTCCCGACTCCGTGCTCTGAGTTCTCTCTGGCTGGCACGTCCAAGAGAGTGA
- the LOC100242879 gene encoding transcription factor TGA2.2 isoform X2 yields the protein MGSIAVRAGADDEKEAASGMPSFDPQLPVSNALCTEGNSIHSYRVSDFGTLEQSIGFHLEDAVDLSGSTAFNSTKPSGRAVTSDPLHSVTFDKSQNSFDINPSAARVESQRLPLQKGQQSNLVSISSGSVENWGESAMADASPRTDISTDVDTDDKVQRFERGQPASNMASDSSDRSKDKNDQKTLRRLAQNREAARKSRLRKKAYVQQLESSRMKLTQLEQELQRARQQGIFISSSGDQAHSMSGNGAMAFDVEYARWLEEQNRQINELRSAVNSHASDAELRVIVDNIMAHYDDIFRLKGVAAKADVFHLLSGMWKTPAERCFLWLGGFRSSELLKLLVNQLEPLTEQQLLGIGNLQQSSQQAEDALSQGMEALQQSLAETLSSGSLGSSGSSGNVANYMGQMAMAMGKLGTLEGFIRQADNLRQQTLQQMHRILTTRQSARALLAIHDYFSRLRALSSLWLARPRE from the exons TTGTACAGAGGGGAACTCCATCCATTCTTATCGAGTTTCTGACTTTGGGACACTTGAGCAATCCATTGGGTTTCATTTAGAGGATGCTGTGGACCTGAGTGGAA GCACTGCATTCAATTCGACAAAACCAAGTGGTCGAGCAGTTACTTCTGATCCCCTCCATAGTGTCACTTTTGATAAG TCACAAAATTCATTTGATATAAATCCATCTGCTGCCCGGGTGGAGTCTCAGAGGTTGCCATTGCAAAAGGGTCAACAATCAAACCTGGTTTCTATATCTAGTGGTAGTGTAGAGAACTGGGGAGAGTCTGCAATGGCAGATGCCAGTCCTAGGACTGATATCTCGACAGACGTGGATACAGATGATAAAGTTCAGAGg TTTGAAAGGGGTCAACCTGCTTCCAATATGGCTTCTGATTCCAGCGACAGATCAAAGGATAAAAATGATCAGAAG ACTCTTCGTAGGCTTGCTCAAAATCGTGAAGCTGCACGAAAAAGCCGATTGAGAAAGAAA GCATATGTCCAACAGCTAGAAAGTAGCCGGATGAAGCTGACCCAACTAGAGCAGGAGCTCCAGCGAGCGCGACAGCAG GGTATTTTTATTTCAAGCTCAGGAGATCAAGCCCATTCAATGAGTGGAAATG GGGCCATGGCATTTGATGTAGAATATGCTAGGTGGCTGGAAGAGCAGAACCGACAAATCAACGAACTGAGATCAGCGGTCAATTCTCATGCAAGCGATGCTGAACTTCGTGTTATTGTTGATAATATCATGGCACACTATGATGACATATTCAGGCTGAAGGGCGTTGCAGCCAAGGCTGATGTTTTCCATTTATTATCAGGCATGTGGAAAACACCTGCAGAGAGGTGTTTTTTGTGGCTTGGTGGTTTCCGTTCATCTGAACTCCTAAAG CTGCTTGTGAATCAGTTGGAGCCTCTGACCGAACAGCAACTGTTGGGCATCGGAAACTTGCAACAGTCCTCCCAACAGGCAGAGGATGCATTATCACAAGGAATGGAAGCATTGCAGCAGTCCCTGGCTGAGACTCTGTCCAGTGGTTCTCTTGGCTCTTCTGGTTCATCTGGAAATGTGGCAAACTATATGGGTCAAATGGCCATGGCCATGGGAAAGCTGGGGACTCTTGAGGGGTTTATTCGTCAG GCTGACAATCTACGACAACAAACGCTACAACAGATGCACCGCATACTGACAACCCGCCAGTCAGCTCGTGCGCTCCTTGCTATACATGACTACTTCTCCCGACTCCGTGCTCTGAGTTCTCTCTGGCTGGCACGTCCAAGAGAGTGA